One window of the Peptacetobacter hiranonis genome contains the following:
- the yajC gene encoding preprotein translocase subunit YajC, translated as MPAQQLIMSVVLWVVVFGVFYFLLIRPQKKKDKELKEMRDSINVGDKVVTIGGLCATVAKVEEERVVLEVGPNRTKMPFEKWAIGTVTEKKEVKHEIADPAKEKEEN; from the coding sequence ATGCCAGCACAGCAGTTAATTATGAGTGTGGTTTTATGGGTAGTAGTATTTGGTGTATTCTACTTCTTATTAATAAGACCACAGAAGAAAAAAGATAAAGAGCTTAAAGAAATGAGAGACTCTATAAATGTAGGTGATAAAGTTGTTACTATAGGTGGACTTTGCGCTACAGTTGCAAAAGTTGAAGAAGAAAGAGTTGTACTTGAAGTTGGACCAAACAGAACTAAGATGCCATTTGAAAAATGGGCTATAGGAACTGTTACAGAAAAGAAAGAAGTTAAACACGAAATAGCTGATCCAGCTAAAGAAAAAGAAGAAAATTAA
- the scfA gene encoding six-cysteine ranthipeptide SCIFF: MSKKHIKTLSKATLKNSASKGGCGECQTSCQSACKTSCTVANQECER; encoded by the coding sequence ATGTCAAAAAAACATATAAAAACTTTATCAAAAGCTACTTTAAAAAACAGTGCATCTAAAGGTGGATGTGGAGAATGCCAGACTTCTTGTCAGTCAGCATGTAAAACATCTTGTACAGTTGCTAACCAGGAATGCGAAAGATAA
- the tgt gene encoding tRNA guanosine(34) transglycosylase Tgt — protein MYAVTYELIKTCKQSGARLGVLHTPHGDIETPIFMPVGTQATVKSMTPEELKEIGSQIILSNTYHLYLRPGHELVKKAGGLHEFMHWDKPILTDSGGFQVFSLGPLRKISEEGVEFRSHLDGSKHFLTPEKAMEIQNALGSDIMMAFDECAPYPASREYVKNSLERTTRWLERCKEAHKNPEKQALFGIIQGGMYKDLREQSAKEITAIDLPGYAIGGLSVGEPKPMMYDILEHTTPFMPVDKPRYLMGVGSPDDLIEGVIRGVDMFDCVLPTRIARNGTAMTSQGKVVVRNATYAEDFTPLDPECDCYTCRNYTKAYIRHLIKTNEMLGARLITTHNLHFLLKLMENIRQAIREDRLLDFREEFFTKYGYEL, from the coding sequence ATGTACGCAGTAACTTATGAATTAATAAAAACTTGTAAACAGAGTGGTGCGAGATTAGGTGTGCTTCACACTCCACATGGCGATATAGAAACTCCAATATTCATGCCAGTTGGAACTCAGGCAACAGTAAAATCAATGACACCAGAAGAATTAAAAGAAATAGGATCACAGATAATCCTATCAAATACATATCATTTATACTTAAGACCAGGTCACGAATTAGTGAAAAAAGCTGGAGGACTTCACGAATTCATGCACTGGGATAAACCAATATTAACAGACAGTGGTGGATTCCAGGTATTCTCACTTGGACCACTTAGAAAAATTTCTGAAGAAGGGGTAGAATTTAGATCACACTTAGATGGTTCTAAACATTTCTTAACTCCTGAAAAAGCTATGGAAATACAGAATGCACTTGGTTCAGATATAATGATGGCATTTGATGAATGTGCTCCATATCCAGCTAGTAGAGAATACGTTAAAAATTCTTTAGAAAGAACTACTAGATGGTTAGAAAGATGTAAAGAAGCTCACAAAAATCCTGAAAAACAGGCACTATTTGGAATAATCCAGGGTGGAATGTACAAGGATTTAAGAGAGCAGTCAGCAAAAGAAATAACTGCAATAGATTTACCAGGTTACGCAATAGGTGGATTAAGTGTTGGTGAGCCAAAACCAATGATGTACGACATATTAGAACACACTACTCCATTTATGCCAGTGGACAAACCAAGATATTTAATGGGTGTTGGAAGTCCTGATGATTTAATCGAAGGTGTAATAAGAGGGGTGGATATGTTTGACTGTGTTCTACCTACAAGAATTGCGAGAAATGGTACTGCAATGACAAGTCAGGGAAAAGTTGTTGTTAGAAATGCGACTTATGCAGAAGATTTTACTCCACTTGATCCTGAATGTGATTGTTATACTTGCAGAAATTACACTAAAGCTTATATAAGACATCTTATAAAAACTAATGAGATGTTAGGTGCGAGATTAATAACTACTCACAACTTACATTTCTTATTAAAATTAATGGAAAACATAAGACAGGCAATAAGAGAAGATAGACTTCTTGATTTTAGAGAAGAGTTCTTCACAAAATATGGATACGAATTATAA
- the queA gene encoding tRNA preQ1(34) S-adenosylmethionine ribosyltransferase-isomerase QueA, which translates to MKTSDFNFDLPQELIAQTPIEDRSASRLMVLDKETGEIEHKIFRDIKEYLKPGDCLVLNDTRVIPARLIGEKVDTGGKIEFLLLKRNTDDTWESLVKPGKRAKIGTKFSFGGGKLIGEVVGMADEGARIIKFHYDGIFEEILDELGNMPLPPYITEKLEEKERYQTVYSKHNGSAAAPTAGLHFTNELLEEIKEMGVDIAFVTLHVGLGTFRPVKVDDVLNHEMHSEFYMVTQEAADKINKAKENGNRVICVGTTSCRTIESAAEEDGHMTAKSGWTNIFIYPGYKFKVLDNLITNFHLPESTLIMLVSALCGREHVLNAYNEAIKERYRFFSFGDAMFIK; encoded by the coding sequence TTGAAGACAAGCGATTTTAATTTTGATTTACCACAGGAATTAATTGCTCAGACTCCAATAGAAGATAGATCTGCATCAAGACTTATGGTGTTAGATAAGGAAACTGGAGAGATTGAACATAAAATTTTTAGAGATATCAAAGAATATCTTAAACCGGGTGATTGTCTAGTTTTAAATGATACTAGAGTAATACCTGCGAGATTAATAGGTGAAAAGGTGGACACAGGTGGAAAGATAGAGTTTTTACTTTTAAAGAGAAACACAGACGACACTTGGGAGTCACTAGTTAAGCCAGGAAAGAGAGCAAAGATAGGGACTAAGTTCTCATTTGGTGGAGGAAAGTTAATCGGTGAAGTAGTTGGAATGGCTGATGAAGGTGCGAGAATTATAAAATTCCACTACGACGGAATATTTGAGGAAATATTAGACGAATTAGGAAATATGCCACTTCCTCCATACATAACAGAAAAATTAGAGGAAAAAGAAAGATATCAGACAGTTTATTCTAAACACAATGGATCTGCTGCGGCACCAACTGCAGGGCTACATTTCACAAATGAATTATTAGAAGAAATAAAGGAAATGGGTGTAGACATAGCATTTGTAACATTACACGTTGGGCTTGGAACATTTAGACCTGTAAAAGTTGACGATGTACTAAACCATGAAATGCATTCAGAGTTCTACATGGTTACTCAGGAAGCTGCAGACAAGATAAACAAAGCAAAAGAAAACGGAAATAGAGTAATATGCGTTGGAACTACAAGTTGTAGAACAATAGAATCTGCTGCCGAAGAAGACGGACACATGACAGCAAAGAGTGGATGGACAAATATATTCATCTATCCAGGGTACAAATTCAAGGTGTTAGACAACTTAATTACTAATTTCCACTTACCAGAATCTACATTAATAATGCTAGTAAGTGCATTATGTGGAAGAGAGCACGTGCTAAATGCATACAACGAAGCTATAAAAGAAAGATATAGATTCTTCAGTTTCGGGGATGCAATGTTTATAAAATAA
- a CDS encoding phosphate-starvation-inducible PsiE family protein — protein sequence MKHKKNGFILNTAFVFEKILAAVVLIAVFLGTIDVLRLIWDTYIVHFENIIQYEQLNDMLGQILLLVIGVELVVMLSLHLPGALIEALLYAIARKMLLIPKKEGMLEILLGVIAIAGLFIIKKYLIDESKNDEDQKTLDEHKVDFVCKALPIFCRNRKDKNHVCTCQKNEENEKIEEN from the coding sequence TTGAAGCACAAAAAGAATGGATTTATCTTGAATACGGCATTTGTATTCGAAAAAATTCTTGCGGCGGTTGTATTAATTGCCGTATTTTTGGGAACAATAGACGTTCTAAGACTTATCTGGGATACGTATATAGTTCACTTTGAAAATATAATTCAGTATGAGCAGTTAAACGACATGCTAGGGCAGATACTGCTTTTAGTAATCGGAGTTGAGCTGGTTGTAATGCTTTCATTGCACTTGCCAGGAGCGTTAATCGAAGCACTTCTTTATGCGATTGCAAGAAAAATGCTGTTAATTCCTAAAAAAGAGGGTATGTTAGAGATATTATTAGGAGTGATAGCAATAGCGGGACTATTCATAATCAAGAAGTACTTGATTGATGAGAGTAAGAATGACGAGGATCAAAAGACCTTAGATGAACACAAAGTTGACTTTGTTTGTAAGGCGCTTCCTATATTCTGCAGAAACAGAAAAGACAAAAATCACGTGTGCACTTGTCAGAAAAACGAAGAAAACGAAAAAATTGAAGAAAACTAG